ATGACGAACCTACGATCACCGCTTTTGCCGGATCGTCATCCACAAAAAGACCTTTTCGTTTGCGACATCGTTGATGCGGTTCCCAAGGGGGATATGGCTTCGATGGAGCACCCTATGTTCACCCTGTCTACAAAGCCGGACATGAAGCCACGCCGCTATCAGAACAACGACAATTGGATCGAGGTTTCCCCTTCACGCTATGGCCTTGCTACCGTTCATGACCGTGATGTGCTGATCTACTGCATCAGCCAGTGCATGGCGGCCATTAATGAGGGGCAGAAAATAAGTAGATCGATGCGTTTCAAGGCTTATGATCTGCTTGTGGCAACGAACCGTCAGACATCCGGTCAGGGTTATCAGCTGCTCAAAGATGCCCTTCGGCGGCTGCAGGGAACCCAAATTGAAACGAATATTCGTCAAGGTGGGAAAGAATACTTCAAGGTATTTGGCCTGATTGAATCAGCCGAGATCGTGCGCGTAACCCGCGACGGCCGAATGCTTGATGTCGAAATAACGCTCTCTGACTGGGTCTTTGATGCGATCGAGAACAACCATGTCCTCACTCTAAGCCGGGGGTATTTCCTGCTCAGAAAGCCCCTCGAAAGGCGGTTGTATGAGATAGGGCGAAAGCATTGTGGCGCGCAGTCAAAATGGATGTGTAGCTTGGAGCTCTTGCGAAACAAGTGCGGTTCCGGCTCAACTAAAAAAGAGTTCCGTCGCCTGCTTTCGAAGATCATTGAGGATGACACCGCGCACGACCACTTCCCTGACTACAGCATGAGTATCGAAGGAGAGAACGCTGTCTTCCGACCCAAGGTGGTGGAAACTATAGCATCAACCACTTTTCAGGCCTTGCCGTTCAACGATCCCGACACACGCGATACTGCCCGTGAACTTGCTCCTGGGTGGGATGTTTACTCCCTTGAAGAAGAGTGGCGTTCTTGGGTGCATGACAAGGCCATCAACGTGAAAGATGCGGATAAGCACTTTCTCGCATTTTGCAAAAAACGCGGCGCTTATCCAAGTTGATATGAGCCTGTCCCGCGCGCCGATTGTGTTGCACAAATCCCGTGGTGGGGTCATCGCGAGAATTTTTCGGGGCCTTTGGAAGTTGTGAGCCGTTCCCCTGCCCTCGGGGGGATGAAATGGCGCGCTTACAACAAAGCACGCAGCCCACTGGAAATCCGGTTTGCCTCAGTATGTCGCCTAGAAACCGTGCCAACGGTAGGCGTATCCGCGCCAGCCCGGCTACCGCCACCCAAAACCGCATCGACGGCGTTGAACTCGTCGCTCTGCGTCAAGATGCAATCTCTGACTTCGGCCTTGAGGGAGTGCAGTCATGACCGACATTAATTTCACAATGATAATTGGATTTCTGGTGGTCATCGCCCTTGTCGGGGGTGTCTACTGGTTCGTTGAAGGGCGAAAATCGCTCTACAGCAGCAAGCAATTGATGAATAAGAGTGAATTTCGGCTCTATAACCTGCTTAACCGCTGGCGGCACGAGAACAGACCTGATCTTATTCTCTCGCCGCAGGTGCCATACGGTGCCTTCATCCAAGCTCAAGGCAATCTGTGGCGGGGCCTTGTCGCAAAGCGCGCGGATTTCGTGATTTGGAGCAAGGACGGCTTTGTGCGCGCCATCATCGAATATGACGGGCCGGGCCACCACGGCAAAAACAGCGCCAGTGCGCGCAAAGTGATTGAACGGGACAAGTTGAAGGACAAGGCCGCGCTCAAGGCCAATTTCGCACTGATCCGCGTCTACGAGGATACCTCCGAAGCGGACATCCTAGCTGACATCATCAACACTGCCGTAGCGGACCCGATCCGATATGTTTACGATTTCGGAGATTACTGGGTTCATCTGATTGAGACGGAGAGCGTCGACGATCCGATTCCCGAAAACCTCTACCCACGGCTTGTCGATGTTGTCGGTAGATGTCCGCCTGAGGACGTCGGCGGCCTGCCCGGATATGAAAACTTCATCGAGGCAATCGGCGACGCCGCACACCCTGAACACGAGGAACTCACCCAATGGGTAGAAGGTCCATTCGACCCACATATCCCCGATGGCGATGAGCTCCGTCGTAACGTTTTAAAGCTCGCAAAAAAATGGCAGCCAAAGAAAAAGTAAGCGTCCTCGCCGGGCTCTTTCGTCGGACCTGCCGCAGAACCAAGTGGTCATGAAGTCAAGATATTTGGCATATGATACCAAATAGTACCATTTTAGTATTGTATGATATCCGATAGCTACTAGATACTGTAACTTATATATGGATATCTGTTAGCTATCTGATATTGTACCTAAAAGCGCGGAGACGATCACACATGCCTGTCATATCATTCGCCAATCCAAAGGGTGGGGCTGGGAAGACAACATCAGCCTTGATCTTGGCCACGCAGCTTTCGGAGGGCGGGGCAAGCGTCACAATCATCGACGCCGATCCAGAACGCTGGATCTCCCAATGGGCGAGCCTACCCGGAAAGCCTGAAAATATTTCCATCGTAAGCGGCGTGACAGAAGACGGCATTGTTGACCAGATTGAGGCGGCATCCGGCACGTCTCAATTCGTGATCGTCGACTTAGAGGGGACTGCGAGCCTGATGGTCGCAAACGCTATCGGTATGTCAGACCTGGTACTGATCCCGATACAGGGCTCGTCTATGGATGCGAGAGGTGGCGCAAAAACCATTCGATTGATCAGCAACCAAGCGAAGATGGCGCGGCGTGCCATACCGCACTGCGTTGTGCTGACCCGAACAAGTGCCGCGGTTCGCTCACGCGCCCTGAAAAACGTTCACGAGCAGCTCATGAGCGGTGGCATCGATATATGCGAAACATCGATTGTCGAGCGTGCGGCCTATCGTGACTTGTTCGACTATGGCGGAACCTTGTCTGACCTTGATCCGTCGCAGGTCAGCAACGTCGATAAGGCAATCGAGAACGCGCGGCAATTTGCGGGCGAAGTGGTTGGAAAGCTGAAGCGTAGCCAAGAGGATCAGTGATGAGCAAGCAACGCGCAAACCTTGGTTTTGGTGATGCACTAAACGATCTTAGCAGCTTCGCGCCTGCTCCGAAGATAGCACCTAAAGACCGCAGCACTGAACAAGCGGCAGAGGCGTCTGGCTTCGTGAGCAGGGAGCCTAAATCGCCCCCTGTTTCCAAGCCGCAGCGGCGCCGTAGGACTGGCCGAAACGCGCAGTTCAACATTAAGGCGACGCCTGAAACGATAGAATCTTTTTACAGAATAGCAGATGCCAACGGTTGGGGCCTCGGTGAAACCCTCGAACACGCTGTTGCGCTCCTTGAGCAGCTCAAGAAGCCGTAGTGCGCCATTGACTTATGCGCCATTGAAGTATACCTAAATGACAAGCCTGCAGACCGTAGTTGAACTGCCAGAGTTCCAGCGCCGCTCACGATCGATCATGACCGATGCGGAACGTGACGCTGCAATTGCTTGGATTGCAGAAAATCCAGAGGCCGGCATCGCTTTGGGTGGTGGATTGAGAAAGGTCCGCATTCCTAGGGCAGGGGCCGGCAAGAGTGGGGGGTTCAGAACGATCTACGTGTTTGGCGGCCGCCACATGCCGATATTTCTGATCACCGTTTTCGCCAAGAACGAAAAGGCGAACCTAACCCCGACAGAACAGGCGGCCGCGGTCGAAATGAGCAAAGAGATCATCGCCATTTGGAGCAACAAACAATGAGCGCGTTCGACAGTATCATGCAGGGCTTGGAAGAAGCTCGCGCCTTTTCGACTGGGCAAAAGGCCGGTGCCGCTGTGCATGAGATCAGCTTGCCTGAGATAGATGTCGCGCGCATTCGCGCCCAGACCGGCCTATCTCAAACGGAGTTTGCACGTAGTATCGGCGTGGCGAAGGGCACTCTTCTCAACTGGGAGCAAAAGCGCCGTATGCCTCAAGGGCCAGCTCAAGTCCTACTGGCCCTCATTGAACGCAAGCCCTCTTTGGTACAAGATTTGCTCAGCGGATAATGAAATCTTCGCCTTGGCTGGGCAGGGCAACGGCTCTCATTCACTTCATTGTATTTTCAGTGTCATCTGCATTCTACACCCTGAGAAAACAGGGGCGGTTACCAGATGTCAGATGTAAAGCATCGCATAAACCACTCACACCTTGATATTTATCAAAAAGTTCAGATGGTTACAGAAAACACTTGATCGACAGATATTTTTTGGCGACCATTTTCGTAAATACTATAACAGCAATTTGCCGTCGCTCTTCTGCACACAACTGGCCCGTAGATTAATTCTGTTTGTTGAAAACTTAATCGAAAAGGAAGCCAATCATGTTCAAAATGATAGGAAGTTTTTTGAATCTGAACTGGTGGGGTACTCCAGACCATACTGTTCAATCCTTTAGCACAATCCCAACCTCTGGAGCGCATACAATGGATGAATTGAGCACCCTGGATATTTCAGGGGGCACATTTGGTGGCATACACTCGATCAATCCTGCTAGCGGTCTGCCTACTGTTGCAGGCGACGGCACACCGGATATCGCGGGTAATTCATGGGGCACCCTAGACATGGATCATTCTTCTGGCGGCGGTCAATGGGGGCAGTTTTAGGTTTACAGCCCCTAGGCGTTCACGACGAACGCTGTCAGCGAAGCCCTTGCCTGATGATGCTCCAATCCAGCTGCCACGGCGATTGCTGCCGAAGTCGCGAACCACACAAGGCGATGTATCTCGGTGCGGCCAAGGCGGTCGCATGGGAGAGCTGTAGGTGTGCTCTGGTGTGTGTGACCAGCAACGACATCCATGTACCCAGTGCGAACAAAAGGAAACCGAGAAGAAGTCGATGCAGTGCCGCGAGAATACAATGCACCACGACATCGCCGAGGCCTCGAGGCATGAGGCTGTCAGGGCAAAGATCCAGTGCAACCAATCCAACTAAGGAGAAATTGATGCAAGAACGATATTACCTTACTGACGATCAGGCGCAGGAGCTCAAATGTGTGTTGAACGCTGAGAAAGATCATGCGCCTGATCTTGTGGCGAAAGTGCACGAATTGGTCTTTGGAACCCCAATACCAGATGATCCCGAACCCAACTTTGAACCATCCTAATGTAATAGACGCATTAACATGGTCTCTTGTGATAAGATCGTTGGGCGCTAGATCCTGAAACTTGGGGCAGCGTTTACTTACGCTGTTATCTGAGCAAAATCGTCGAATGACCGCTAAGACCTCAAAGTACCTCTTTAGCATGTAATCAAGGAGCACGATGCTATGCCAGTCGCGGCAATTGGCTGCCAAGCCTGTACTAGACTGGAATAAGGGCCGCGTTGTGGGCAAGAAATACCGCTCACAGCGAACCAGATTTCTCTCGCCCTCCGCCAGCAGAACGCCGTGCGTTATCTGCTACTATCTGACACCGTAACTGATACGAACTTACGAGGATCTTACCTAGAAGGTTGTCTCTTTGTCCTGGTTCCAGATGACCACTATAAGGCGCCACTAAAGCTGAAAAAGTCCTTTTATTCTTGGTGCGTCCCCTTGCATTCAATTAGGTAGCACCTAATTGATATTTTGCCCCGGGGCGTGGACCCGGATGACCAGTGTTAAGGCCCGCAAGCGCTACCCGCGCCCAGCGGCACCGGGTGGTCGTGATTTCGGTCATGGCGCATCCTTCGCACATCGTGGTTACAACATACCACGCCAGGTTTTCTCGTACCGGAGGGCACCTCGGTGCCTGTTGATGGGAGCTAGGTTCAATAGCCCGGGCATTTGACGAACGGAGTCGCTATGCCCGGGTTTTACCTGCCGTCTGAAAACGAGTTTGATCCATCAACCGACGACTTTGTGCTTCCGGCCATATCCAAGGAACGCAAATACAAGCATTTCGATCTTCCGTTAGTCGATCGGGAGCTGTCGTTTGACTTCTCGGTCGAAGATAAGCCTCACAGATTTCTACCTTTACTTGGGTTTACTGACGTCAACAGAAGGTATGTCAGGAACAAGGATGGCGCCCGTGAGGTAAAAGTGAAAGAGCGACCGATCCGCTTCGCCAGTCATGAGGATGCAGCCTACCTGCAAGCCTACGCGGGACATCTCAATAGAATGTACGAGCGGGCGCTATGGCGCGACGGCACATCAGACTCCGTGCTAGCCTATCGCCGTGGGGGCGGCACTAATATTCACCATGCAAAGGCGTTGTTCGACGAGATTAAGTCTCGTGGAGATTGCACGGTCTTCGCAATGGACATTTCCGGATTCTTTGACTGTCTCGATCACACCTTGCTCCGCGATGAGATCGCCGATTTGATAGGCGAAACAAGACTGGAAGGGCACCATGCAAGCGTTTGGAAAAACGTGACCCGCTACTCATGGGTTGAGACTGAAGATCTAGACAAACTTCTTGGTCGAAAGCGAAATGGGCACGGAAGGATATGCTCACCTTCAGACTTTTCGGATCATGTCCGAGGCCGAAAGGATGGCCTCATTCGGAAGCATGACCAGACGTTCGGTATCCCGCAGGGCACCCCGGTGTCCGGCCTGTATGCAAATATCTATCTTCGAACTTTTGACCGTGAAATGATCGCTTGGTGCTCTAGGGCAGGGGGATCTTACCGAAGATACTCTGATGACATCGCGGTCACTCTGCCTCTAGGCGCGAAGGTGCATCATGTGGTTGCAGTAGTAGAGAAAATGCTGGCAGATTTTTGCCTTTCCATGTCCATCGACAAAACAGACACTGCCGACTTCAAGGACGGACTGTTGGCCTCTGCCACACCTATCCAGTATTTGGGTTTCACCTTCGACGGGCAGAAAACGAAGATCCGACCTTCGTCACTCGATGCCTACCGAGGAAAAATGCGCCGGGGCATTCATGCCAAGATGATCGCCGCAAAGGCGAAAAACGTACCGTCGTTTGAAGTATTCAAGCGAGAAAGCCTGGCGCGTTATACCCATCTTGGAAAACGCCGAAATTTCTTGCGGTATGCTTACAAGGCAGCGGACATCATGGGATGCCCTGAGATTAAGGACCAAGTAAGCCGCCATGTTACTTGGTTTAATCGTGCATGGGAGCGTGAAGCCATCCGTGTATTTGGAGGACTCGTCACGACGACATAGGCAAGATAGCCTAACTATCTCTTAGGCGGCCGATCGTCGCCCGACTGACGTTGAAACGCTTTGCAATCCCAGAAACAGTTTCCCCTCTGGCGAGAGCCGCTCGTGCTTCGCTCTCGTTATCCTCGGTCAGCACTTTAGGACGACCTAGTCGTTTTCCCTTGGCTTTTGCAGCTGCAAGGCCTGCACTGGTCCGCTCACGGAGTAAATCGCGCTCAAATTGCGCAACGGCGCTGAGGACGTTCATCGTCAACTGTCCAGACGAGCTAGTCAAATCCGTGCCACCTAAAGCGAGGCAATGAACTCGGACAGGTATCTGCGAGAGCGCAGCGACTGTCTCCGTAACGTCGATTGCGTCGCGTCCGAGACGGTCAAGCTTCGACACGACTAGAATGTCGCCAGGTTCCAAGCGATCAACTAGGCGCGCGAACTCTGGTCGCCGCATCGCCGGGACACTGCCAGAGATGGTTTCCGAAACGACACGATACGCTGGGGGCTGAAAGCCAGCCGCCGCAATTTCCTGCATCTGTCCAGCGACTGTCTGCCCGAGTGTCGAGACACGTACATAGGCAAAAACACGGCCTTGCTCTGTCAATGTATGGCCCTCCGTGTCAAAAAACCCTGTCCAAAAGTAGCCGCATGTTCAAAATTATCAAGGCCTATATTTTGACCACTTCATCCCACTATGCCCAAAAACGACCGTTTTAGGACAGGTTGCCAATCAAACGCTAGCATTGACACCATAATATTGAATATGTAACATATTCTATATGAATATAGAAGGATGACGCCTATGCCCGTAGTCAGACTGAACGACCCAACTTTTGTCGATCTGAAGTGCATCTCGACTTGGATGGGGACAGAAACCCCATCAGAAACGATCATGCTGCTGGTACGGGAGAAGATGGCAGCGCTTGACCTAGAGCGTGACATCGAGATCAGCATTGATCCCACGTCGGAAATCAGCAGCTTCATGGAGTTCAAATCCACTCCAGGCCTTTCATTTACAAAAGTCTTATCTGCGGAGGTTGATCACAAGAAGATCGACAAGCCAAACTGGGCAGCAATTCTTCTCGGCGCAGTGAGTTCTCTTAAGGCTAAGGGCCTATCCGGAGATCACCTAGCTGAGGCCATACAGATTCCTACCAAGACGGCGTGCTACGAAGAGGAAGGATTCCGATATTACCCTGACCTCGGCATCTCTATCCAAGGGCAATCAGCCCAGGAGGCTTGGAAGGAAGTTTCCAGAATAGCCGACAAGCATGGTATCGCAGTACAGGTGACATTTCAGTGGCGTGATAACGAGAAGGCCCAATATCCTGGGCAGAAGGGAGTCCTTCGTGCTGGCCGATCAAGCCGCAGGCCATAACTTGACAGCATTTAGAACAACCTTCCCTTAACTAATATGCCTTGGAGCCTGACCTATTGCTCTTCCAGTTTTCTGAATATCAATCAAAGTTCTTTGCGCACCACCTGACATCCGAAGGCATTCAGGAAGAAGACGCTCTGACGCAGTCCCTCTCGGCAGCCAAGGTGGACCTCAACCCTCACCAAGTGGATGCTGCGACATTTGCCCTACGCTCACCATTGTCGAAGGGCGTTCTTCTGGCCGATGAAGTAGGCTTGGGGAAGACAATCGAAGCTGCGCTGGTCATTAGCCAGCGCTGGTGGGAACGTGAGAGAAACATTCTCCTCATCGTCCCTGCTTCTCTGCGCAAGCAGTGGGCGACCGAGCTGCGTGAAAAATTCTCGCTGCCATCGTTCATTCTTGATGCCAAGCGCGTCAAAGACCTTGAGAACGAAGGCACTCCGCACCCGGTAGGGCGCGGAGAAGGCATTATCATCGTCTCCTACGAGTACGCCGCACGAATTGCAGACACTCTGCGACGCACGCCTTGGAGCCTCGTGGTATTCGACGAAGCTCATAAGCTGCGTAACGTCTACAAGGCCGCCGAAAACTCTCGGGCTTCGGTTCTGCGAAAGGCACTGGCTGGGCGTCAGAAACTCCTTCTGACGGCGACTCCGCTTCAGAACAACCTGATGGAGCTGTACGGACTCATCAGCATCATCGACGAAACCTACTTCGGTTCAGAACAAGCCTTCCGAAGCGAGTTTGGCGGACGAGAAGGCCTGACCTCTCAGGCCCTGCTCGCGAAACGTCTTGAGCCTATCTGCAAACGAACCCTGCGCCGCCAAGTCCAACGCGCTGGCCTGATCAACTATACCAACCGTCTCCCCAAGACCTTCGACTTCACGCCTGGTCGACTGGAAACCGATCTCTACGAAAAGGTTTCCGAGTATCTCCAAGACCC
The window above is part of the Ketogulonicigenium robustum genome. Proteins encoded here:
- a CDS encoding IS1096 element passenger TnpR family protein, translated to MTDINFTMIIGFLVVIALVGGVYWFVEGRKSLYSSKQLMNKSEFRLYNLLNRWRHENRPDLILSPQVPYGAFIQAQGNLWRGLVAKRADFVIWSKDGFVRAIIEYDGPGHHGKNSASARKVIERDKLKDKAALKANFALIRVYEDTSEADILADIINTAVADPIRYVYDFGDYWVHLIETESVDDPIPENLYPRLVDVVGRCPPEDVGGLPGYENFIEAIGDAAHPEHEELTQWVEGPFDPHIPDGDELRRNVLKLAKKWQPKKK
- a CDS encoding ParA family protein, which codes for MPVISFANPKGGAGKTTSALILATQLSEGGASVTIIDADPERWISQWASLPGKPENISIVSGVTEDGIVDQIEAASGTSQFVIVDLEGTASLMVANAIGMSDLVLIPIQGSSMDARGGAKTIRLISNQAKMARRAIPHCVVLTRTSAAVRSRALKNVHEQLMSGGIDICETSIVERAAYRDLFDYGGTLSDLDPSQVSNVDKAIENARQFAGEVVGKLKRSQEDQ
- a CDS encoding type II toxin-antitoxin system RelE/ParE family toxin, encoding MTSLQTVVELPEFQRRSRSIMTDAERDAAIAWIAENPEAGIALGGGLRKVRIPRAGAGKSGGFRTIYVFGGRHMPIFLITVFAKNEKANLTPTEQAAAVEMSKEIIAIWSNKQ
- a CDS encoding helix-turn-helix domain-containing protein, whose protein sequence is MSAFDSIMQGLEEARAFSTGQKAGAAVHEISLPEIDVARIRAQTGLSQTEFARSIGVAKGTLLNWEQKRRMPQGPAQVLLALIERKPSLVQDLLSG
- the drt2 gene encoding antiviral reverse transcriptase Drt2, which gives rise to MPGFYLPSENEFDPSTDDFVLPAISKERKYKHFDLPLVDRELSFDFSVEDKPHRFLPLLGFTDVNRRYVRNKDGAREVKVKERPIRFASHEDAAYLQAYAGHLNRMYERALWRDGTSDSVLAYRRGGGTNIHHAKALFDEIKSRGDCTVFAMDISGFFDCLDHTLLRDEIADLIGETRLEGHHASVWKNVTRYSWVETEDLDKLLGRKRNGHGRICSPSDFSDHVRGRKDGLIRKHDQTFGIPQGTPVSGLYANIYLRTFDREMIAWCSRAGGSYRRYSDDIAVTLPLGAKVHHVVAVVEKMLADFCLSMSIDKTDTADFKDGLLASATPIQYLGFTFDGQKTKIRPSSLDAYRGKMRRGIHAKMIAAKAKNVPSFEVFKRESLARYTHLGKRRNFLRYAYKAADIMGCPEIKDQVSRHVTWFNRAWEREAIRVFGGLVTTT
- a CDS encoding recombinase family protein; its protein translation is MQEIAAAGFQPPAYRVVSETISGSVPAMRRPEFARLVDRLEPGDILVVSKLDRLGRDAIDVTETVAALSQIPVRVHCLALGGTDLTSSSGQLTMNVLSAVAQFERDLLRERTSAGLAAAKAKGKRLGRPKVLTEDNESEARAALARGETVSGIAKRFNVSRATIGRLRDS
- a CDS encoding T4SS efffector SepA family protein, with the protein product MPVVRLNDPTFVDLKCISTWMGTETPSETIMLLVREKMAALDLERDIEISIDPTSEISSFMEFKSTPGLSFTKVLSAEVDHKKIDKPNWAAILLGAVSSLKAKGLSGDHLAEAIQIPTKTACYEEEGFRYYPDLGISIQGQSAQEAWKEVSRIADKHGIAVQVTFQWRDNEKAQYPGQKGVLRAGRSSRRP